In Leishmania mexicana MHOM/GT/2001/U1103 complete genome, chromosome 13, the following proteins share a genomic window:
- a CDS encoding serine peptidase, clan SB, family S8-like protein, which translates to MEAVVALRLLTIHILAALLLVLPSFPVAERPWPLTVQAARRSTDAHAEGPSIHPREYYLGKYGTRCIRNLTELVASEDAAEHLACFSGRGVRVALLDTGLCAGITKHSRNSVTCTSVVPGVACEDAGCAHGTRSVSVLAGQLSVSTPPSREPLEETAWRNREAHHAFADHYIGLAPDSTVRVLRIFDRQGRTNQRHLARALDLLLREAEDGEAGRLHSTWNTSSARIRRRDETVDVISLSYGSSDYHSSPQVQDRLYRLMHEHGVIVVAAAGNDGVRFGSVRSPADMPGVLAVGALRIEGHGRSAQTTQASRTLGNLESSLAAGGGHKSVAHFSGRGPTTWELPFGAGRAKPDLVALGQHVWAVQGVSAATLSAAARRARSASPALQLRSASGTSIAAPLVAGVVALCLEAAWSSTSAAASAPNITGGGSFADVRQSRLARASNSLRVREAILRTAVPLEEAAASLPPWPHAALTTPLHSNSSSTASEEHPRRVLAGVPLLKLYAGYLRLSRVSILSQGAGEVRPLRALHAIVAKAPASSAIDAPEALRNCASFAIPPSVRIGYGIPRDSSSDDMRTSQSCQPPHDPDGKAHGDSPFPGLPGMSLAAPPAAYWWPLSDQAVYPGATPVLLNISLHLCPPSSSAPAHQGARDAATAASGEAARRGSTTHTHVTYVITKVSGRARAREGHPSRNSAHQSDACPLLLFEDAEDRRRVRSTSPTRLLNLTARSASPHASCTDGEVAGEAAAVLGPRHTQAGVCSFVKRRSTQQRWMRHLLRVATELTVVASRSPTRANVGAQLSPPPTSFSLSVAVSSPASAHAHLCYDVARETVAMWRKKGERSPASEKGAAAGRSSAEGNDGHDEQHTREGPQVPAGHGRCVPLFHLFRALSVEGALHIFTGGSSSQPALAVPFAVRIVEPPPRVQRVLMDTSLDWFNPTTATSNLFIAGDDPHESDTDGVGAALRRGRQGQRHERAYAEAGGGDHPYTNLALLFLYLRHTLGMAVATFPLLHMSTITTLIEANGSSPLWPPAERTHNVSHTAQGAPEDALAHVGTLIIVDPERPLARRMRRLLTHAVLGGGADRSADGLNVLLVTDWYSADMAAQLHWTRDENLADAERSSRVGGTDAVEEVAGVDGDRDAVRDLRALRHLGNGSTCGLAGSSHVPSWNRWLSEVTIASGSATNNSDCNGAAPLGSVGLVDGTSELPFELSESIVIDGVLVVDAAAPTGRSEPEGNASATHGGGRTATSEKVVALRSLGQLNAAGVLQWRLPAQVAVQRQAGRAAAVGACKRVREPNAHSSGNGTCRTAYASNTSTVPSTQEGEAVLCNVMPSWVQQQRRLVKRTIVGTRGGSAPVSARSGSAAVGVAAAAVEDVWEEVPVTNGGSRLVHIGGQEAVEVSTRASAETRASEAAQSLTHGVLGFLTLPPPSPDVVTASANRFRPGRIAIFTDSDCLSTSDQHAQAALDELEALLYPPSASPSLPVPTCATWDCFAGTPDGQRLLQSESAQSSVCVEVVKELLLWLHTGNLHRWRDSAQLQCEARAWARAPPHRCTADATPGADSVLEPKAGVDSVDGDLETTNLDEVLGTAPERAHVGEVVWRLWASLAESTERDEASYLVEGPEDGARVQRDYAARQEGAAAKVMRALQVNYHGDWRAHLQDRNASPSSTGAAGDPYSHPLRPASGRRSGIATLQPPAQHTSLIESLLPLCGMLNVLRWLQHPLVLGQIMVSAAVVMSVWLCRARGWSLERPTRVTALSRVR; encoded by the coding sequence ATGGAGGCGGTAGTTGctctgcggctgctcacCATTCATATTCTCGCCGCACTCTTActggtgctgccgtcgtTCCCTGTCGCGGAAAGGCCGTGGCCGCTGACTGTGCAGGCTGCACGCCGTTCCACAGATGCACACGCCGAAGGGCCCAGCATACATCCCCGCGAGTACTACCTTGGTAAGTATGGCACGCGCTGCATCCGAAACTTGACGGAGCTCGTCGCATCCGAGGATGCTGCAGAGCACCTCGCCTGCTTCTCTGGCCGTGGCGTCCGCGTGGCGTTGCTCGACACCGGTTTGTGTGCCGGCATCACTAAGCACAGCCGTAACTCCGTTACCTGCACCAGTGTCGTGCCCGGCGTGGCGTGCGAAGATGCCGGCTGCGCTCACGGGACGCGCAGTGTGAGCGTGCTGGCAGGACAGCTCTCTgtgtcgacgccgccgtctaGAGAACCACTTGAGGAGACTGCGTGGCGCAACAGAGAAGCACACCACGCCTTCGCTGACCACTACATCGGACTCGCCCCTGACTCCACGGTGCGCGTGTTGCGTATCTTCGACAGACAAGGACGCACAAACCAACGCCACCTCGCCCGCGCCCTCGACCTGCTACTGCGTGAAGCTGAGGACGGCGAAGCAGGGCGCCTACACAGCACGTGGAACACATCCAGTGCgcgcatccgccgccgcgacgagACCGTGGATGTGATTAGCCTGTCCtatggcagcagcgactaCCACAGTAGCCCGCAGGTGCAGGACAGGTTGTACCGGCTGATGCATGAGCacggcgtcatcgtcgtggcggccgccggcAACGACGGGGTGCGCTTCGGCAGCGTGCGAAGCCCAGCGGACATGCCCGGCGTGTTGGCCGTCGGTGCCCTTAGGATAGAAGGGCACGGCAGGTCGGCACAGACAACGCAGGCGTCACGCACTCTCGGCAACTTGGAGAGCTCCCTTGCCGCCGGTGGGGGTCACAAGTCCGTTGCGCATTTCTCTGGGCGTGGTCCTACCACATGGGAGCTGCCCTTCGGTGCAGGACGTGCAAAGCCGGATCTCGTCGCTCTCGGCCAACACGTGTGGGCCGTCCAAGGCGTGTCGGCGGCGACCTtgtccgcggcggcgcgacgggCGCGTAGTGCTTcacctgcgctgcagctACGCTCCGCGTCTGGGACGAGTATTGCCGCCCCTCTCGTGGCCGGAGTCGTGGCGCTCTGTCTCGAGGCGGCATGGTCATCTACGTCcgctgcagcatcagcaccGAACATCACCGGAGGCGGTTCTTTCGCCGACGTGCGTCAGAGTCGACTTGCCCGTGCTTCCAACtcgctgcgggtgcgtgaGGCGATTTTGCGGACGGCCGTTCCTCTGGAAGAAGCCGCGGCATCACTGCCGCCATGGCCTCACGCCGCACTCACCACGCCGTTACACAGCAactcctcctcgacggcgtcaGAGGAGCATCCTCGCCGAGTGCTGGCTGGTGTGCCACTGCTAAAACTTTATGCTGGATACCTTCGCCTGTCGCGAGTCAGCATTCTCTCGCAAGGAGCGGGCGAGGTGCGGCCACTCCGCGCCCTGCACGCCATCGTCGCGAAGGCACCTGCGTCCTCGGCCATCGATGCGCCGGAGGCGTTGCGCAACTGCGCCTCTTTCGCCATACCACCATCCGTGCGCATCGGCTATGGGATTCCACgtgacagcagcagtgatGACATGCGCACCTCGCAGAGCTGTCAACCTCCTCATGATCCTGACGGGAAGGCACACGGCGACTCGCCATTCCCAGGTCTGCCCGGCATGTCCCTCGCCGCACCGCCCGCCGCGTACTGGTGGCCCCTCTCCGACCAAGCAGTCTACCCCGGCGCCACACCCGTGCTACTGAACAtttctctccacctctgcccCCCTTCTTCGTCCGCCCCTGCGCATCAGGGTGCGCGTGACGCGGCCACTGCAGCAAGTGGCGAAGCTGCACGTCGAGGGTCAACAACGCATACCCACGTTACGTATGTAATCACCAAGGTAAgcgggcgcgcgcgtgcacgtgaaGGTCATCCATCACGGAACAGCGCTCACCAGAGTGACgcctgccctctcctcctctttgaggacgcggaggaccgccgccgtgtgcgcTCGACAAGCCCGACGCGGCTTCTGAACTTGACGGCACGGAGCGCCTCTCCGCATGCATCATGCACTGACGGGGAGGTGGCCggggaggcggctgcggtgttggggccgcgacacacacaagcaggcGTGTGCTCATTTGTGAAGCGGCGGAGTACGCAGCAACGGTGGATGCGCCACCTTCTACGCGTGGCAACCGAGCtcacggtggtggcgagcaGATCGCCGACGCGCGCTAACGTCGGAGCCcagctgtcgccgccaccgacatCCTTCAGTCTCTccgtcgccgtctcctcccccgcgtccgcacacgcgcaccttTGCTACGACGTGGCGCGCGAGACAGTGGCGATGTGGCGAAAGAAGGGCGAGAGATCGCCAGCCAGCGAGAAGGGCGCCGCGGCTGGCCGGAGCTCGGCTGAGGGTAACGACGGCCATGACGAACAGCATACAAGGGAGGGTCCGCAGGTGCCAGCAGGTCACGGCCGTTGCGTTCCGCTTTTTCACCTGTTTCGCGCGCTGAGCGTGGAAGGCGCGCTGCACATCTTCACTGGgggctcctcctcgcagcCCGCGCTGGCAGTCCCGTTCGCTGTTCGCATCGTGGAGCCGCCGCCCCGGGTGCAGCGGGTGCTGATGGACACGAGCCTCGACTGGTTCAACCCTACGACGGCCACCTCAAATTTGTTCATCGCCGGCGACGACCCACACGAGTCGGACACTGACGGCGTAGGCGCGGCACTGCGGCGTGGACGACAGGGCCAGCGTCACGAACGCGCCTACGCCGAGGCGGGTGGCGGCGATCACCCGTACACAAACCTCGCTCTCCTATTCCTCTACCTGCGCCACACACTTGGAATGGCAGTGGCGACgttcccgctgctgcacatgaGCACGATAACCACCTTGATCGAAGCTAACGGTAGCTCACCGCTCTGGCCCCCTGCAGAGCGCACCCACAACGTCTCCCACACTGCGCAGGGGGCACCCGAAGATGCTCTGGCACATGTCGGCACGCTCATCATCGTCGACCCGGAGCGACCGCTGGCACGCCGTATGCGGCGCCTGCTAACGCATGCGGTGctcggcggaggcgcggaTCGTTCAGCGGACGGCCTCAACGTTCTTCTGGTGACGGACTGGTACAGCGCCGATatggcagcgcagctgcactgGACGCGCGACGAAAACTTGGCCGATGCAGAGCGCTCCTcccgcgtcggcggcaccgacgcggtggaggaggtagCCGGTGTCGACGGCGACAGGGATGCTGTGCGCGACTTGCGGGCGCTTAGGCACCTCGGAAATGGCTCTACTTGCGGCCTCGCCGGCTCCAGTCACGTGCCATCGTGGAACCGTTGGCTGTCAGAGGTGACGATCGCGTCGGGCAGTGCGACGAACAATAGCGACTGCAATGGTGCAGCCCCTCTGGGCAGCGTGGGACTTGTAGACGGAACGTCTGAGTTGCCGTTTGAGCTGAGCGAGAGCATCGTGATAGACGGCGTTTTGGtggtcgacgctgccgccccgACCGGGAGGAGCGAACCTGAGGGCAACGCATCCGCCACGCATGGTggcggccgcaccgccacctcggaAAAGGTGGTCGCTCTCCGCTCTCTTGGACAGCTTAACGCAGCCGGTGTGCTGCAATGGCGTCTCCCTGCGCAAGTAGCAGTGCAGCGACAGGCAGGGAGAGCTGCCGCGGTCGGAGCTTGTAAAAGGGTGCGTGAACCCAACGCTCACTCAAGTGGTAACGGcacctgccgcaccgcctaCGCATCGAACACCTCAACCGTGCCTTCGACGCAGGAGGGTGAGGCTGTCTTATGCAACGTCATGCCAAGctgggtgcagcagcagcggcgcctcgtGAAGCGCACCATCGTTGGTACAAGAGGCGGCTCAGCGCCGGTGTCTGCGAGATCAGGGAGCGCAGCGGttggcgtggcggcggcggcggttgaGGACGTCTGGGAAGAAGTGCCTGTCACAAACGGAGGCAGCCGTCTCGTCCACATTGGCGGACAGGAGGCGGTCGAGGTCAGCACACGGGCATCAGCAGAAACGCGCGCAAGCGAAGCCGCGCAGAGCCTCACGCATGGTGTGCTGGGCTTTCTTACGCTTCCCCCACCTTCCCCAGACGTTGTCACCGCGTCCGCCAACCGCTTCCGGCCTGGGCGCATAGCGATCTTCACGGACTCGGACTGCTTGTCGACCTCGGACCAGCACGCGCAAGCCGCCCTGGATGAGTTGGAAGCTCTTCTCTACCCGCCATCCGCGTCGCCATCGTTACCCGTGCCGACCTGTGCGACGTGGGACTGTTTTGCAGGCACTCCCGACGGGCAACGGCTGCTCCAATCAGAGTCGGCGCAGAGCTCTGTGTGCGTCGAAGTGGTGAAGGAGCTGCTTCTGTGGCTGCACACTGGAAACCTGCACCGCTGGCGGGACTCCGCGCAGCTCCAGTGTGAGGCGCGCGCATGGGCACGAGCACCACCGCATCGGTGCACGGCGGACGCCACCCCTGGCGCAGACAGTGTGCTCGAGCCCAAAGCAGGGGTGGATAGCGTTGACGGTGATCTCGAAACAACGAACTTGGACGAGGTGCTGGGAACGGCGCCGGAGCGCGCGCATGTCGGCGAGGTGGTGTGGCGGTTGTGGGCTTCGTTGGCGGAAAGCACAGAGCGCGATGAAGCGTCGTACCTTGTCGAAGGTCCGGAGGACGGGGCCCGCGTTCAACGCGACTACGCAGCCCGTCAGGAGGGCGCCGCGGCAAAGGTGATGCGCGCCTTGCAGGTGAACTACCATGGAGACTGGCGTGCGCATCTGCAGGACCGTAATGCGTCGCCGTCAAGCACCGGGGCCGCCGGCGACCCATACTCGCACCCCCTACGCCCCGCGAGTGGCCGGCGGAGCGGCATTGCCACCCtgcagccgccagcgcagcatACCTCCTTGATAGAGAGTCTGCTGCCGTTGTGCGGCATGCTCAACGTCCTGCGGTGGCTGCAGCATCCGCTGGTGCTTGGCCAGATCATGGTTAGTGCAGCTGTCGTGATGAGCGTGTGGTTGTGCCGTGCACGGGGGTGGTCGTTGGAGAGGCCAACGCGCGTGACTGCCCTCAGTCGAGTTCGTTGA
- a CDS encoding putative NADH-cytochrome b5 reductase produces MVAVLVIIAVSMAAFFAFMFTRTTKVAMDPTMFKHFRLIKRTEVTHDTFIFRFALENEAQTLGLPIGQHIVLRADCTTAGKTETVTHSYTPISSDDEKGYVDFMIKVYFADVHPSFPHGGRLSQHMYHMKLGDKIEMRGPQGKFIYLGNGTSRIHKPGKGVVTEKVDAYAAIAGGTGITPILQIIHAIKKNKEDPTKVFLVYGNQTERDILLRKELDEAVANDTRFHVWYTIDREATPEWKYDIGYVREEMFRKHLPVPDMLGDDSVPQNAGIKKVMALMCGPPPMVQMAIKPNLERIGYTADNIFNF; encoded by the coding sequence ATGGTCGCCGTTCtcgtcatcatcgccgtCAGCATGGCGGCCTTCTTCGCGTTTATGTTTACGCGCACGACGAAGGTGGCGATGGACCCGACGATGTTCAAACATTTTAGGCTGATCAAGCGCACGGAGGTGACCCATGACACCTTCATCTTCCGCTTTGCCCTCGAGAACGAGGCGCAGACGCTCGGACTTCCGATCGGGCAGCACATTGTGCTCCGCGCCGACTGCACAACGGCGGGAAAGACGGAGACAGTTACGCACTCCTACACGCCCATCTCCAGTGACGACGAGAAGGGCTACGTGGACTTCATGATCAAGGTGTACTTTGCCGACGTGCACCCCAGCTTCCCGCATGGCGGCCGGCTGTCGCAGCACATGTACCACATGAAGCTCGGCGACAAGATAGAGATGCGTGGGCCGCAGGGCAAGTTCATCTACCTGGGCAACGGCACCTCGCGCATCCACAAGCCGGGCAAGGGCGTCGTCACGGAGAAGGTGGACGCCTATGCGGCCATCGCCGGCGGCACTGGCATCACCCCGATCCTGCAGATCATCCACGCCATCAAGAAGAATAAGGAGGACCCGACGAAGGTGTTCCTTGTGTATGGCAACCAGACGGAGCGTGACATTCTACTGCGCAAGGAGCTCGACGAGGCCGTCGCCAACGACACCCGCTTTCATGTATGGTACACCATCGACCGCGAGGCGACGCCAGAGTGGAAATATGACATTGGCTACGTCCGCGAGGAGATGTTCCGCAAGCACCTGCCCGTGCCCGACATGctcggcgacgacagcgtgCCGCAGAACGCCGGGATCAAGAAGGTCATGGCGCTCATGTGCGGCCCACCGCCGATGGTGCAGATGGCGATCAAGCCGAACCTGGAGCGCATCGGCTACACCGCCGATAACATCTTTAACTTCTAA